A window of Macrotis lagotis isolate mMagLag1 chromosome X, bilby.v1.9.chrom.fasta, whole genome shotgun sequence contains these coding sequences:
- the LOC141496815 gene encoding tubulin beta-2A chain, with the protein MREIVHIQAGQCGNQIGAKFWEVISDEHGIDPTGSYHGDSDLQLERINVYYNEAAGNKYVPRAILVDLEPGTMDSVRSGPFGQIFRPDNFVFGQSGAGNNWAKGHYTEGAELVDSVLDVVRKESESCDCLQGFQLTHSLGGGTGSGMGTLLISKIREEYPDRIMNTFSVMPSPKVSDTVVEPYNATLSVHQLVENTDETYSIDNEALYDICFRTLKLTTPTYGDLNHLVSATMSGVTTCLRFPGQLNADLRKLAVNMVPFPRLHFFMPGFAPLTSRGSQQYRALTVPELTQQMFDSKNMMAACDPRHGRYLTVAAIFRGRMSMKEVDEQMLNVQNKNSSYFVEWIPNNVKTAVCDIPPRGLKMSATFIGNSTAIQELFKRISEQFTAMFRRKAFLHWYTGEGMDEMEFTEAESNMNDLVSEYQQYQDATADEQGEFEEEEGEDEA; encoded by the exons ATGCGGGAGATTGTGCACATCCAGGCCGGCCAGTGCGGCAACCAGATCGGAGCCAAG TTTTGGGAGGTCATCAGTGATGAACATGGTATCGACCCCACTGGCAGTTACCATGGAGACAGTGACTTGCAGCTAGAGAGAATCAACGTATACTACAATGAAGCAGCTG GCAATAAATACGTACCTCGGGCAATCTTGGTAGATTTGGAACCTGGCACGATGGACTCAGTCAGATCTGGGCCGTTTGGCCAGATCTTTAGACCAGATAACTTCGTTTTTG gCCAGAGTGGTGCAGGAAATAACTGGGCCAAAGGCCACTACACAGAGGGAGCAGAATTAGTAGATTCTGTCCTAGATGTAGTGAGGAAGGAGTCAGAGAGCTGTGACTGTCTCCAGGGCTTCCAGCTGACCCATTCCCTGGGAGGTGGCACTGGGTCTGGAATGGGAACCCTACTCATCAGCAAGATCAGGGAAGAGTATCCAGACAGAATCATGAATACCTTCAGTGTGATGCCCTCCCCCAAGGTGTCAGACACCGTAGTTGAGCCCTACAATGCCACCCTCTCTGTCCATCAGTTGGTGGAGAACACAGATGAGACTTATTCCATCGACAACGAAGCTCTCTATGACATTTGCTTCAGAACCCTGAAGCTGACCACACCCACCTATGGAGACCTCAACCACTTGGTCTCTGCCACAATGAGTGGCGTCACCACCTGTCTGCGGTTCCCAGGCCAGCTGAATGCTGACCTCCGCAAACTGGCAGTGAACATGGTGCCATTCCCCCGCCTGCACTTCTTCATGCCAGGCTTTGCCCCTCTGACCAGCCGTGGTAGCCAGCAGTACCGTGCCCTGACAGTGCCCGAACTCACCCAGCAGATGTTCGATTCTAAAAACATGATGGCTGCCTGTGACCCCCGCCATGGCCGCTACCTGACGGTGGCTGCCATCTTCAGGGGCCGCATGTCCATGAAGGAGGTGGATGAGCAGATGCTGAATGTGCAGAACAAAAACAGCAGCTATTTTGTGGAGTGGATCCCCAACAATGTGAAGACGGCCGTGTGTGACATTCCACCCCGTGGCCTCAAGATGTCTGCCACCTTCATTGGCAATAGCACAGCTATTCAGGAGCTGTTCAAGCGCATTTCAGAGCAGTTCACAGCCATGTTCCGGCGTAAGGCTTTCTTGCACTGGTACACAGGCGAAGGCATGGATGAGATGGAGTTTACTGAAGCAGAGAGCAACATGAATGACCTGGTGTCTGAATATCAGCAGTACCAAGATGCCACTGCTGATGAACAAGGGGAAtttgaggaggaggaaggggaggatgaGGCTTAG